ATAATAATCTACAACCTTGCAAGTTTTCTTAAAAAGACATTATAAATTTATGAAAAGCCTGTAATCGGCGTTTATGACTAATTAGTATTTCTGTCTGTTTCTTAACTAACTTGCCATTGTGATGGTTGTAATTTTGTCTGAGCCTGTTTCTGTATTTACACTGCAAAACCCACAACTCACATGACCAATCCAGCACAGTGGCATCTTTATAAAGCTATAAGTGCATCCCACTTGTCATTTACCGGCGACTTGGCAGTTTAAAACCTGAGTCGAAGTTTTATCCCACTTTTCCGTTGGTTTCACTTGTGAGACTTTATACTTGAATGTTTCACGTTTAGCAGCCCAACATGACATTAGTTCAGAAAATGCTAGATCACAAGTCCTTATCAAACTTGTCGATTGAAGGGGGCGGTAAAAGGGTAATGGATAATCTGAGTGCAAAGAAAATCACAGCTGCAGTTAGCAACTTTCTGAGGTACCAATTCATCCGATAGAACTGGAAACAACTCTGCTGAAGCAAACTTGGGTAACACCAGTAGTTACATTTTCCTTGTTTGTCTAACATTAATTGCAAGGAACTTTGTTTATGCAACATAGCCAACTTAACGGGGGTGCCCGTATATCATAGTGTGTCAAAATTCATATAAAACAACCTCAAATATGTTTTATTGtgctttgcattgattttggtacCCAAGAGAGTTCTTTTTTTTATTAGCATCAACGTGTTTCTGGAACATTAAACAACTCTAGCGCACCTTTGTGTGACACCGGTGACCGGTCACTACACTTTCTTTGCTTAGTCTGTTGCTGTTTAGCTGCCACTAGTAGGGCTATAAATTGTAGATGTTTCTATTGAACTTATATCCTATGAACCATGATATTTTGTCTGGTGGCATGAGAACAAAAACAATCCTAGTGCCCCTAGTCTCTTTTATGCATTTAGACATTCTACATCTCTACTGGAGTGGGTAGATAAGCATGTGGAGAATCTCATCAAAACTAAAGATAGCCATTGGAGAATACTTTAAATAAAATCAAGTAGAGACAAATTAGTCCCCATCACCAAGCACTACTAGGTTTTCCCTTTTCCAACAAACATATCTCTCTCTAGTCTCTACTTCCACAAGTTTAATGATTATAAATTGCAAAAGATAAGAACTTCTTCTCATATTAAATGGTCAACACTATATTGGGGCAAGGCAACCTTACTGTGTGTGTACCACCCCAGAATTTCTAGGGCTCATAAACTAAATGGGTTGTCTTTTAATGGCATTTCATAATTAAACTGAAAATGAAGGGCATTTTAAAAGCAGCCAACTAACTCTGTAGTCTGTACCTTATTGGCAAGGAAAACGCGGTACAAGGGAATTTATGACTGTACAAGTAGAAACGGGTGAGTTATCATACTTCCTGAAAGGAATACAACATCCTTACATCTGAACCGTCAAATGTTCCGCCATCTGTTAATCTGACAgtaataattaaatttttttaaccTCGGGACGACTAAAACAGTTTTTATCTGTATTTTTATATATCCAATAATTGATGGGTGcaaaaaccttcttcttcttcttcttccttttctacTCGAGTGAGACAGACAGTAGTGTTTTTTACTCTTGTTCCAGACACACGTATAAGTAGAAATCCTTCTTTCTCCAGAATCAGAATGAAAAATAAACAACAACCTTTTCTTACTCCGAAGCAGATCTCTTAATAGAGGTGAATTTTCGTtcattctttttcaatttttggtTATGTTAATTGTAGTTTTGCTCTTCATTTTATGGATGTTGAACTGAACTTATTAATTTTTGCTAAAATTGTCTCTGGGTTTTGTTTTAATTCTAAAATTAGTAAAGTTGGTAAAGTTTTTTGTGGTTTGTTAGTTTTTATGAATTTTGAAAGTTATTGTTAGGTTTAATTTGGGGTctttttgtgtgttgttttggATGCCTTGTATTGGCGTACTTAATTTCTCTGTGGAAATGATTGATTGGTTTAGGAGGAATTGATTCCATCGGTTAGGTAGGTACATGATACAGACTTTCTAAGAGTAAGATTTTCTGATTAACCAATAACTTAAAGAAAGCTCTAGAAGAAGCTTGTGCGGTCCTTAGCTCATCCGGTAGGTCACACAACTAGCTTGACTCTAGTGTTTAGATGTTAAAAACATTCAAGTGCTGGGGAGGAAATAACATAAACCTGTTTAGAGTGAAATTTTAAAATCGGAGAAGAATAGGTTCATCTGTAGTATGATTGAATCGATAAGCAGTATGGTGGTCTGTAtacaaggaatgtgaggaaaaGGGGGTTATGGTTTGGTGTGGGGTTGTCACTTGTCAGTTAGCTTTCTGGGTTCGTTCTGCTATAGATGCTTCACTAAGTAGTGGAGAATTACCCGCACAATTTAGTTTTAGAAGCATGTAATTGATTTATTTTGGTCGCATTAAGACGAGCTATTGTCGTCCTGTGCTTCAATATTTAGATAGGCAAAGAAATGCCACAGGCATGCACACAAAAGGGTAATTATAAACTCGTAGTTCTTTGTTAGATGGCATATGTTTTATTCATCGTGTGACCCTCATTTTTTCAGATATGGCATTTGGTCAAGAAAACTTTGGGTGTTCCGTGTAATCACTTGGAACAATGCTATTAAAGATGGGATTGGTCTATGGGCTTCTGCTTTTAATTTGCCTGGATTCCTTCGTGACATCTGATTATCAAGGTATGTCGTGTCATTAATAGACTTTCTTAATGGTGCATGAGTACCGAGTGATAATGTTGTAGGTTAACAGTCACTTCTTCTACAGTCCAGCAAAATATTTGTTATACAGGTGCACATACCTGATTATGCTTCAGTGTTAGGGAATCAATACCTTATTAGTTGTCGAGCGTTTCGAACTATGCTTGTTAAGCTTCAATTGTTTCGTATCTACAAGCATCTAGTTTTTCATGAGTAGAAGTATTACGTTTTACACTTTTTAGGCTTGACGATGGTGTGTGTTCACATATTAGATTAACTGTTCTTTCAATTTATTCCTGAAATAGACAATGAGCCACAACCATCTTTAGATGGGAACTATGGTTGGTCCAAGCTCATGTGGATGGTGAAACCACAGAACCATGAGTTTCTGTTCCAATAACTGCTTGCaaccaacacaaaagaaaaataaatgaacTTTCTTTTAATTGATAAATGAACTGTTTGACTAACCCTGAGTTTTGAATCAGGGGATGCATTGTATGCTCTGAGGGCATCGTTGAATGCTTCTTCCACTCAGCTCTCAGATTGGAACCCAAACCAAGTTAACCCATGCACCTGGTCCAATATAATTTGTGACAATAGCTACAATGTCATTTCTGTGTAAGTTATTGGGCGGTGACTGGATGCATTACAGCTCTCCGTATTGTATAAATTTGTATGCTTATATATTGAGTATATACCGATTTGCAGAACACTATCAGCCATGGGATTCTCTGGATTTCTGTCCCCTAGAATTGGTGGGCTGAAGACCCTTTCCTCGCTGTAAGTTTTAAGGAATTATATCACTTGAAGCAAAGCTTGACCGCATTGTATTTTCCTGGAGACTCTATTTTACCATTCTTTCTTACTCAGTAGATCGTTTTCATTATATAAATTCTTCTAGTTATATTTTTTGAATATATCTTCTTATTCAGCTGACACTCATCAGATGAATTCATCATACAGCACATTACAAGGTAATAGGATAACTGGTGAGATACCGAAAGAGTTCGGTAACCTATCAAGCCTGGtaagcttggatttggaaaataaCCAATTAACTGGTCAAATTCCGTCTTCTCTTGGCAATCTTAAAAAGTTACAGTTCTTGTAAGTTGTTCTGTCTGCACCTGTCCTATCAGCACATTTTGGGACTTGGGAGTTGTATTTTTATTCTCACACGATTTGTTTTTTCTCTTAATTGGAGCAGGATGTTGAATCAAAACAAACTTCAAGGAAGTATTCCAGAATCCATTGCGAATCTCCCAAACTTGATTGATCTGTATGTTGTTATGAGTGTACTTTCTAAGTCCCAAAAGTTTAATGGTTTTGCAAGCTTTGTTAATTTAAATGTTTGACAATTCAATGGTATTTCATTTACAGGAGAGTAGCTTCCAATAATCTGAGTGGTCAAATACCTGATAATTTATTTCAAGTTGCAAAAAATAAGTATGTCATTATCTTTTTTCAGCCATTTACTTATTTATTCCAGCAGTGCGTGCGCATATATGAAATAATTTTTGTTGCTCAATTACCATCAAATGTTCACAAAGGTGTAGCTTCTTCTGGAACAAATTTACTTAATAGGATTCATTATTTCAGTTTTTCAGGAAATGACTTAAATTGTGGCGTAAGTTTTCTGCATCCTTGTGCTTCTAATAATAATAATCCAGGTAAATTATGCTTAATCAATTTATATTTGTGTTTGATGTTTATTCAGGAGTGCTTAGGTTTACTTTCACTGATATACGTATGCCAACAATTTATTTTCATTTCTTTACAGTTGCCCATCAATCAAAGCTTGGGATTCTAATCGGAAGTGTGGGAGGTATAATTGTAATTTTACTTCTGGGGGGTCTTTTATTTTTCATCTGGAAGGGAAAGCAGAAAGGTTATAAACGTGAGGTCTTTGTAGACGTTGCAGGTTTGTATTGCTTAATTGTTAGTTTCTGCATCGTAAGAAATAACAAGAAACGATGCCAGCTCCTATTTTGTAACTGATTTATGGTGCTCAATGTAATTTGGTGTTCAGGTGAAGATGACTGTCGAATCGCTTTTGGGCAGCTGAAAAGATTCTCATGGCGAGAACTACAACTGGCTACTGATGATTTTAGTGAGAAAAATGTTCTTGGTCAAGGAGGTTTTGGGAAGGTATATAAAGGAGTTCTTGGAGATAATACAAAAATTGCTGTAAAGCGATTGACTGATTATGAAAGTCCAGGAGGAGAGCAAGCTTTCCTTCGTGAAGTTGAGATGATAAGTGTAGCAGTGCACAAGAACCTATTAAGACTGATTGGTTTCTGTACTACCCCATCAGAAAGGCTTTTGGTGTATCCTTTTATGCAAAACCTAAGTGTTGCCTATCGTCTTAGAGGTGATAATTCCTTTACTCTAGCATTTCAGTATAGTTTATTAGTGTAAGATATTCTTATGCAGTTCTATCTTATTTCTTGTGGCGAGGTAATTTGTGTACATTATAGAAATTTGTTATTTACCTTTTTGCAGAGATTAAACCTGGTGATGAAGTTCTAGATTGGCCATCAAGAAAGCGAGTGGCATTAGGAACCGCTCGTGGATTAGAATATCTTCATGAACATTGCAATCCTAAGATTATTCATCGTGATGTAAAAGCTGCCAATGTACTACTTGATGAGGACTTTGAAGCTGTTGTTGGTGACTTTGGCTTGGCAAAATTGGTGGATGTAAGAAAGACTAACGTCACAACTCAAGTTCGTGGGACTATGGGCCATATTGCACCTGAATATCTGTCCACTGGGAAGTCATCTGAAAGGACTGATGTTTTTGGCTATGGAATTATGCTCTTAGAACTTGTAACTGGACAACGAGCAATTGACTTTTCTCGTttagaggaagaagatgatgttttGTTACTTGACCATGTAAGATTACTTATCTCGCTAATTTGGAATCGTTTCATTTTAACTTCTTGTGCCTCATTTAATTTGTGAAATCCTTCTAGTTATACTGTGTTATCTCCTTCTCTAATTCTGAAGCATTTATTTGTTCTGCTTGTATAGGTAAAGAAACTCCAAAGAGAGAAACGGTTAAGTGCCATTGTTGACCGTAACTTGTGTAGAAATTATGTCAGTGAAGAAGTTGAAATGATGATTCAAGTAGCATTGCTTTGTACCCAAGGATCGCCGGAGGAACGACCTACGATGTCAGAAGTAGTTCGAATGCTGGAAGGTGAGGGCTTAGCTGAAAGGTGGGAAGAATGGCAACAAGTGGAGGTTAATCGTCAAGAGGAGTACGATAGATTTCAACGAAGATTTGATTTGGGAGAAGATTCAATATATAACCAAGATGCAATAGAGCTATCTGGTGGAAGATGAGAGGTACTCCATTTTGACATTTCGATTGATAGTCTAGTCTTCCATGTGTAAATCTCTATTTTGGGCATGTAATCCCAGAGGTTTTCAAGTTAAAAAAAAAGCTTGATCTCATCCCAGTGAAAGAGGGCTTTGTTATACGGAACTCTAGGTTTCTGTGCTTCTTTTTTGCACCCCACAATTGTAATCATAATTTTCTTGTAGTAAAAATTTACCTATAATTTTTGTCaacaacttctttttttttttttttgtaaataaggcATTGCATAAGAAACTAAGACTCGGAAAGAGTCgaggttacaaaaaaaaaagtagagcCATTTAATATGGGGCTTGAGGAGCTTCCAATATTAGATTTATTTACAAAGAGTTGTTTCCTACAACATGTAGGAGGGATTATATCCCATTCAATAGAATGGTTTACAGTTTTAGCGAATTTGGCAATGTTATCTGCTACTTGATTTCCTAGTCTAGGAACAATGACAAAACCCAAAAAATTGGTACAAAGATGAGTTAATCTATGGGCCTCCTGCATATACGCTCTTACGCTCCAAGAAATGTCAGCTGTCTTGCCATTGATAAAGTTAAAAGTGCTTTCACAATTTCCTTCAATACTAAAACTGTTGATCTGCTTTTCCATGGCCCAGGTAGTTGTTTGCCAGATTCCTATAGCTTCTGCTTCTTGTGGGTCGAGACCTGCTGCGAGTCCTGCTTTTCCTCCTTCACAATCTCCTGTTTCATTTCTCAATATAAAAGCATAAGTAGATGGAACAGAATTAGAAATCCAGGTAGCATCAACATTAAACTTCAAGTTTCCAGTACTTGGAGCTTTCCATGTAGAACTGTGTTTCTTTTTCTGCTTAATTTTAGAAgcaattcttttttctttcttttttgtggaCCAGAACTCAATATGACGTGTGATTTCTAAGTTTAGAACAATACTATCCTtggttttgttttcaaaaactctgtcacatctttccttccaaatgaACCACATTTTTGTGAGTAGGGTTTCTATAGAAATATCCTTCCTGGGATTAGTCATCCAGGTCTTGCAAAGCTCTAACAATGTTTTGGATTGATCTATGTTTAAAGAAACAAGATTAGGAGCAGAATTCCACATAGAGACAGCATAAGGACAGTGGAATAGTAGATGTTGTGTAGTTTCAATATCATTGTTGCACATAGTGCAAATAGGGGATACATCTTTAACTTTTCCATAAAGCTTAGCATTAGTAGGTAGAGCATCTTGTAAGAATTTCCATAAGAAGAGTTTAATTCTTTCAGAGATATTGATTCTCCACAGAGATCTCCAGAAAGATTCATGTGGTAAAAGACTAGTTGTTTCCAAATTATTTTGATTCAGTTTGTCATACATAGATTTAACAGAAAACTCCCCTGATTTAGTGAGTGTCCACCTGATTTGGTCCTTCCTTAGGTCATGGTTTGCATTTTTAAATAGATGAATTTGTTTAATCTTTTCAGCAATATTACTAGGGAATATGGAATAAATAAGTGTAACATTCCAAGAAGCAGTTTCCGAATCAATCAAATCAGATACTTCAATG
This genomic stretch from Papaver somniferum cultivar HN1 chromosome 5, ASM357369v1, whole genome shotgun sequence harbors:
- the LOC113281260 gene encoding LRR receptor kinase SERK2-like isoform X1; translated protein: MLLKMGLVYGLLLLICLDSFVTSDYQGDALYALRASLNASSTQLSDWNPNQVNPCTWSNIICDNSYNVISVTLSAMGFSGFLSPRIGGLKTLSSLTLQGNRITGEIPKEFGNLSSLVSLDLENNQLTGQIPSSLGNLKKLQFLMLNQNKLQGSIPESIANLPNLIDLRVASNNLSGQIPDNLFQVAKNNFSGNDLNCGVSFLHPCASNNNNPVAHQSKLGILIGSVGGIIVILLLGGLLFFIWKGKQKGYKREVFVDVAGEDDCRIAFGQLKRFSWRELQLATDDFSEKNVLGQGGFGKVYKGVLGDNTKIAVKRLTDYESPGGEQAFLREVEMISVAVHKNLLRLIGFCTTPSERLLVYPFMQNLSVAYRLREIKPGDEVLDWPSRKRVALGTARGLEYLHEHCNPKIIHRDVKAANVLLDEDFEAVVGDFGLAKLVDVRKTNVTTQVRGTMGHIAPEYLSTGKSSERTDVFGYGIMLLELVTGQRAIDFSRLEEEDDVLLLDHVKKLQREKRLSAIVDRNLCRNYVSEEVEMMIQVALLCTQGSPEERPTMSEVVRMLEGEGLAERWEEWQQVEVNRQEEYDRFQRRFDLGEDSIYNQDAIELSGGR
- the LOC113281260 gene encoding LRR receptor kinase SERK2-like isoform X2 — protein: MGFSGFLSPRIGGLKTLSSLTLQGNRITGEIPKEFGNLSSLVSLDLENNQLTGQIPSSLGNLKKLQFLMLNQNKLQGSIPESIANLPNLIDLRVASNNLSGQIPDNLFQVAKNNFSGNDLNCGVSFLHPCASNNNNPVAHQSKLGILIGSVGGIIVILLLGGLLFFIWKGKQKGYKREVFVDVAGEDDCRIAFGQLKRFSWRELQLATDDFSEKNVLGQGGFGKVYKGVLGDNTKIAVKRLTDYESPGGEQAFLREVEMISVAVHKNLLRLIGFCTTPSERLLVYPFMQNLSVAYRLREIKPGDEVLDWPSRKRVALGTARGLEYLHEHCNPKIIHRDVKAANVLLDEDFEAVVGDFGLAKLVDVRKTNVTTQVRGTMGHIAPEYLSTGKSSERTDVFGYGIMLLELVTGQRAIDFSRLEEEDDVLLLDHVKKLQREKRLSAIVDRNLCRNYVSEEVEMMIQVALLCTQGSPEERPTMSEVVRMLEGEGLAERWEEWQQVEVNRQEEYDRFQRRFDLGEDSIYNQDAIELSGGR
- the LOC113281260 gene encoding LRR receptor kinase SERK2-like isoform X3 translates to MNSSYSTLQGNRITGEIPKEFGNLSSLVSLDLENNQLTGQIPSSLGNLKKLQFLMLNQNKLQGSIPESIANLPNLIDLRVASNNLSGQIPDNLFQVAKNNFSGNDLNCGVSFLHPCASNNNNPVAHQSKLGILIGSVGGIIVILLLGGLLFFIWKGKQKGYKREVFVDVAGEDDCRIAFGQLKRFSWRELQLATDDFSEKNVLGQGGFGKVYKGVLGDNTKIAVKRLTDYESPGGEQAFLREVEMISVAVHKNLLRLIGFCTTPSERLLVYPFMQNLSVAYRLREIKPGDEVLDWPSRKRVALGTARGLEYLHEHCNPKIIHRDVKAANVLLDEDFEAVVGDFGLAKLVDVRKTNVTTQVRGTMGHIAPEYLSTGKSSERTDVFGYGIMLLELVTGQRAIDFSRLEEEDDVLLLDHVKKLQREKRLSAIVDRNLCRNYVSEEVEMMIQVALLCTQGSPEERPTMSEVVRMLEGEGLAERWEEWQQVEVNRQEEYDRFQRRFDLGEDSIYNQDAIELSGGR